CGCCATGCTCGTCTCTTTCGTAAAAGGAAACGTACTGCTTTGTCGAGACTACCTGTATCGCTTTGTCGATCAGTTCCATAGCCTCTTTCCAGGTGGGGTCTTTGATGTTATACTTACGCAGTGCTAGAATACGGAACTTAGCAATCTCGCCCTTCTTATCAACTTGGAAGGCTTCGTTGATAATAGCACGTAGATTAACGTTGGAGTCGGTTGTCCAGGCTTTGATGCACTCGTCTATCTTCTGCTTGGCGAGCTGAAGCTCCAGACCGAACTCAAGACGCTCTTTGAAGCGGATATCGATCTTGTACTTGCCGTCGAAGCTGGTGAATCCGGCATTGCCTTTCCACTCCAAGCCGCTCTTCTTGGCCACGAACTCGAGATAGCTTTCAACCTCGGCATAGAGCTTGATCTTGTCGGATATAATGCGTTTTTGAAGCCGCAGTACCCGATCAAGGGTGTTGTTGACTACAGTATCCTGTTTGAGCATCTCGGACTTGATTACAGAGACCGGGATGGCTCGACCTTGAGCATCAATCTTGGTGCGTTCTGTGGTCGCTTTCGCTTTGGGGGTGTTCTTGGTTTCCATTAGAGTTCTCCTTATGCTGATTTTCTGTTCTATTTGTTTTGCTTTCATTTTCTTGTTCATTTTCTTGTTTCGGCGCTTGCATTTTGATGTAGTTCTGGAGCATGGCGATAACCGCTCTACGCTCCGGTTTATTGAGTAGATTCCAGTGGCTCTTTTTGTAATGTTTGAGCATAAATGCCCGCAGATCGGAATCAGTCCACCCTGCCTGCTTCATGAGCGAGAACATGTATTTGCCTTGCTTGTCGAAGGTGAATTCGTAAGGGCGACCATGCTTACGATAACTGATCATGATTGACTTCAGCTCCAGGAGACGCTCTTCCGGCAATGCCGAGAGCGATTCTCCGAAGCCGAGACCATTCATGACGTATTTGAAGCCATCAAGCGGCCAGTGAAACTTCTTGACCCGGATGGCATGTATTTGTTGTCGTAGTTGTCGTTCCCGTAGTTCCTGTGTCATAGAATGCCTCACTTAAGATTATTGACTGGTATATCGGTTCATTAGAAATGTGTTGAAGTCTTGGAATGCATAAAAATCAGATTCCCTGTACTCTTTCCATGCTTGAAAGAGTAATTCACTTTTGGCTTTTTCAGCTTCTGCATGTTTGCGTTTCTCAACTCTCTCAGCCTGCCGTTGAAGCCAGATACGATGCCGGGTTTCCTTTTCTTCAGCTCTTTTTTGCTTTTCATTGTCACTCAGCTTGGGGCGTAGATCACCCAGAGCCCCGGGGATTATGATCATACCAATAAAATTTATCTTT
The genomic region above belongs to Candidatus Cloacimonadaceae bacterium and contains:
- a CDS encoding DUF3164 family protein, which produces METKNTPKAKATTERTKIDAQGRAIPVSVIKSEMLKQDTVVNNTLDRVLRLQKRIISDKIKLYAEVESYLEFVAKKSGLEWKGNAGFTSFDGKYKIDIRFKERLEFGLELQLAKQKIDECIKAWTTDSNVNLRAIINEAFQVDKKGEIAKFRILALRKYNIKDPTWKEAMELIDKAIQVVSTKQYVSFYERDEHGEYKLIVLNFTAL